CGGCTATCGTGCGCGGCACCACCAGGCTGAGCTCACGGGCCGCGGTGAAACCGATCGTCGCCAATGACATGCAGGTCACCTACGCGAGCGTGAAGCCGGTGTACCCGGCCGCCGCGATCTCGTCGCAGCGGCGCCGGTATTCGGGAATTCCGCCGGTATAACCCATGTACATCCGTTTCTTGCCGGGCACGTTGCCACCGTTGTACCAGGAGTTGCAGGACGGGTGGACGAGAACGGTGGGGGCAACCAGCGAGGTGGCGTGCTCGATCCAGTCCTGCTGCGCCGATGGCATTGCCTCGATGGTGCGAATACCGTTGGCGCGCAGGTATTCAAGGCAGTCGCCGATCCATTCCACGTGCTGTTCCAGCGCAGCGACGAAGTTTGTGGCCGCGCTCGGGCTGCCTGGACCCTGGATGGTGAACAGGTTCGGGAAGCCGGCGACCGCTATGCCCAGATACGACAGCGGCCCCTCGTCAGCCCAGAACTCGGCGAGCGAAGCGCCGTCGCGGCCGCGGATGTCGATGCGACTCAGCGCGCCGGTCATGGCGTCGAAGCCGGTCGCGTAGACGATCACGTCGAGGTCGAAATCCTCACGCGCGGTCCGGATACCGGCGGCCGTCAGACGTTCGATCGGCGCGGCTCGCAGATCGACCAGGGTCACGTTGTCGCGGTTGAATGTTTCGTAGTAGCCCTGGTCGATGATCGGCCGCTTGCAGGCGAACGGATAGTCGGGCACCAAGGACGCCGCGGTCTGCGGGTCCTCGACGATCCGGGCCACCGCCTCGCCGTACAACGTTGCGGCCATCCGGTTGGCCTCGATGTCGAAGAAGATGTCGCCCCAATTCAGCGCGCCCAGCACGCCGTGTTCGTCGATCGCGCGCAACTGCTCTTCGCGAGACGCCGACTTCAGCGGTGGCTTGCCGAGCATCTCGAGCAGCACCGAGAACGCGCTCAGCCGGGCGGCCCCGATCGGGTGCATCCGCTGCGCGGCACGGATGCCGGAGTAGTCGGCCTTCATCGCGTCGAGTTCGCCCGGCTCGAAGCGGCGCACCTTCCAGGGCAGCGTGTATGCCGGCGATCGCTGAAACACGAACAGCTGCTTTGCTTCTCGAGCAACCACAGGAATGAGTTGGACGCCGGTCGAGCCGGTGCCGATGACGCCGATCCGCTTGCCGGTGAAGTCGACACCGCCCCGCGGCCACTGCGAGGTGAGTAACGACATCCCGGCGAACTCGTCCATGCCGGGGAAGCCGGGTTGCAGTGCCACCGACAGGATGCCCGAGGCTGCGATTACGAACGGCGCGACGAAGGACTGCCCCGCATCGGTGCGCACCTCCCACTCCGCGGCGTCTTCGTCGAAAGTCATCGCGACGACCCTGGCGCCGAACTGGATGTCCCGGCGGAGGTCGAGTCGGTCGGCGACGAAATTCAGGTAGGCCTCCACCTCGGGCTGGGCCGGCATCGTCTCGGTCCACACCCACTCCTGCTGAATCGCGTCGGAGAAGCTGTAGGAATACTCGATGCTCTCGATGTCGCAGCGAGCGCCCGGATATCGGTTGTAAAACCAAGTACCGCCGACGTTTTCGGCCATCTCCAGCACCCGTACCCGCAGACCGAGCTCACGCAGTCGATGCAAGGAATACAGCCCGGAAAAGCCGGCACCGATCACGATCGCGTCGAGACGCCGACCGGTCTCAGGCATTGTCACCCGTGATTTGCTGAATGGTGCGCGTGAGATGCAGCGTCTTGATCACCCAAGCGCCGTCCTGCTTTTCGTAGGTCTCGTGATAGTGGCCCGCGCCGTGCAGTTCATTGCCGTTGGCGAAGACGATCCAGTCCTCCATCGCCCAGATGCCAGTGGCGGTTTCCGATGAGGTCAAGGTGATCTCCGGCGTGTGACAATGATGCATCGTCTGCGCGCCCTCGAGGCTGGCCAGCACCATCGGAACGAAGTTGTCGACGCCCTCGACGGGCGGGGCGGTCATCGGATCGGCCCCGCCGGTCGACACCGCCAAGTCCAACAGGACCACCACGTCGGTGGCGAATACGCTGCGCCACCCGCTGGCATCCTTGGCGTCGAGAAAGCGGCAATAACGAGCTTTCACCTGCCGGATCGCTTCGAGATCGTCAGACATTCCGCAGCGCCTCCTTCAGCTGAAATCAATACTGTAACGTATTTAGTATCATCGCGACGAGGCCAGGAGGCGCCGGCGTGAAAGTCCCCTTCACCTGGAAAGTCACCGGCTGGTTCATGGTCGGATGGTCGCCGGAATTCCCGGTCGGCGAGACGCGGCCGCTGCACTACTTCGGCGAGGATCTGGTTGCCTACCGCGACGAGCACGGCGAGTTGCACGTCATGGAAGCCCACTGCAAACACCTGGGGGCCCACATCGGCCACGGCGGCACCGTCGTCGGCGACTGCGTGCAGTGTCCGTTCCATGGCTGGCGCTGGGGGCCCGACGGCAGCAACCGCTACATCCCCTACCAGCCGGACCGGCCCAACAAGGTGCTGCGGCTGCGGGTGTATCCCGTCCGCGAACAGCACGACTGCGTATTCATCTGGCATCAGCCGGAAGGCAAAGAGCCGCAATGGGACATGCCGGACATCTTCGGCTCGTTCCCGCAGTTCGAGACCGACCCGGCGACCTACTATCGGGCCTACCCGGAGTTCTCCCGACGGGCCGAACGCGAGCCGGTGCATCCACAGATCGTGGCCGAGAATGCACCCGACAGTGCACATTTCGAGTACGTCCACCACGCGACCGTTACGCCCCGCGTGCTGGACTGGAAGATCGTCGACCACGAATGGCGATTCGTCGCGGGCTGGCCGGACGCCCGCAGCGACGACCCCGAGGACCTGGCGCTGAGGTTTCACAGCAATCTGTTCGGTCTGGGCGGGGCGATCAGTGTGTTCGAGGGAGCACAGAACCACCGACTGATCTTCACCTGCACGCCGGTCGACGACGAGTGCTCGGACCTGTTCTATTCCATCTGGTGGCCACGCCTGCCCGGCGACACCGCCGACGTCCCACACGGCGAACTGCGCGACACCATCGAAAAGCACTTCCTCTCAACGGTCTTCGACGACCTGGAGATCTGGCGCTACCAGCGGTACGTCGAGAATCCCGCGCTGTCCCGCGAAGACGCGAAAGGTTATATGGCCCTGCGCAAGTGGGCCACCCAGTTCTACGAAGTGCCGGCGTGAGTCCCCTCGCCGAGATCGCCGCGCCCGAGCACACGGCGATCGTCACCCAGGAATGCCAGGGCGCGGTCATCGGCCCGAACGCCGGCCTGGCGCAACTGGCCGACGAGGCCCGCCGCGTCGCGCTGCCCAATATCGTCAGGCTGTTGCCGGTGGCGAGGGCCGCCGGGGTGCGGGTGGTGCACTGCACCGTGCAGCGTCGGCCCGACGGGCTCGGAGCCAACCACAACGCCAAGATCTTCACCATCGGCCGCGGCGAGGTGAACATCCTCCCCGGCACTCCCGGCGCGACCGTGCTGCCCGAATTGGGACCCGAGCCAAGCGATCTCGTGTTGAGCCGCTGGCACGGCATCGGCCCGATGGGCGGGACGGATCTCGACGCGGTGCTGCGCAACCTGGGGGTGACCACCATCGTGGTAGTCGGGGTGTCGCTGAACCTGGCGATCCCCAACGTCGTGATGGACGCGGTGAACGCCGCCTATCGGGTTGTCGTGCCGCGCGATGCCGTCGCCGGCATCCCTACCGACTACGGCAATGCGATCATCGACAACATGTTGTCGCTGCTGGCGACGATCACCACCACCGACGATCTGATGCAGACGTGGGGCCGGCCGGACGGGGGGACTACGTGACCGACACCGCACCCGCGGATCGGGGTGGATTCCCCGACGTTCGACCGGTGGAA
The sequence above is a segment of the Candidatus Mycobacterium wuenschmannii genome. Coding sequences within it:
- a CDS encoding flavin-containing monooxygenase; its protein translation is MPETGRRLDAIVIGAGFSGLYSLHRLRELGLRVRVLEMAENVGGTWFYNRYPGARCDIESIEYSYSFSDAIQQEWVWTETMPAQPEVEAYLNFVADRLDLRRDIQFGARVVAMTFDEDAAEWEVRTDAGQSFVAPFVIAASGILSVALQPGFPGMDEFAGMSLLTSQWPRGGVDFTGKRIGVIGTGSTGVQLIPVVAREAKQLFVFQRSPAYTLPWKVRRFEPGELDAMKADYSGIRAAQRMHPIGAARLSAFSVLLEMLGKPPLKSASREEQLRAIDEHGVLGALNWGDIFFDIEANRMAATLYGEAVARIVEDPQTAASLVPDYPFACKRPIIDQGYYETFNRDNVTLVDLRAAPIERLTAAGIRTAREDFDLDVIVYATGFDAMTGALSRIDIRGRDGASLAEFWADEGPLSYLGIAVAGFPNLFTIQGPGSPSAATNFVAALEQHVEWIGDCLEYLRANGIRTIEAMPSAQQDWIEHATSLVAPTVLVHPSCNSWYNGGNVPGKKRMYMGYTGGIPEYRRRCDEIAAAGYTGFTLA
- a CDS encoding nuclear transport factor 2 family protein, which gives rise to MSDDLEAIRQVKARYCRFLDAKDASGWRSVFATDVVVLLDLAVSTGGADPMTAPPVEGVDNFVPMVLASLEGAQTMHHCHTPEITLTSSETATGIWAMEDWIVFANGNELHGAGHYHETYEKQDGAWVIKTLHLTRTIQQITGDNA
- a CDS encoding Rieske 2Fe-2S domain-containing protein; translation: MKVPFTWKVTGWFMVGWSPEFPVGETRPLHYFGEDLVAYRDEHGELHVMEAHCKHLGAHIGHGGTVVGDCVQCPFHGWRWGPDGSNRYIPYQPDRPNKVLRLRVYPVREQHDCVFIWHQPEGKEPQWDMPDIFGSFPQFETDPATYYRAYPEFSRRAEREPVHPQIVAENAPDSAHFEYVHHATVTPRVLDWKIVDHEWRFVAGWPDARSDDPEDLALRFHSNLFGLGGAISVFEGAQNHRLIFTCTPVDDECSDLFYSIWWPRLPGDTADVPHGELRDTIEKHFLSTVFDDLEIWRYQRYVENPALSREDAKGYMALRKWATQFYEVPA
- a CDS encoding cysteine hydrolase; this encodes MSPLAEIAAPEHTAIVTQECQGAVIGPNAGLAQLADEARRVALPNIVRLLPVARAAGVRVVHCTVQRRPDGLGANHNAKIFTIGRGEVNILPGTPGATVLPELGPEPSDLVLSRWHGIGPMGGTDLDAVLRNLGVTTIVVVGVSLNLAIPNVVMDAVNAAYRVVVPRDAVAGIPTDYGNAIIDNMLSLLATITTTDDLMQTWGRPDGGTT